Proteins co-encoded in one Cyanobacteria bacterium GSL.Bin1 genomic window:
- a CDS encoding DUF1902 domain-containing protein produces the protein MGESHGYFVEKLPEGVYLATSSDIPGLVAQGRTVTETIEIARDVAKKLLEAQAESQNSDQLTPVTDTLEYPLIVGI, from the coding sequence GTGGGGGAGTCCCACGGATACTTTGTTGAAAAGTTACCAGAAGGAGTGTATTTGGCTACATCCAGTGATATTCCTGGTTTAGTTGCTCAAGGGCGTACAGTAACTGAAACCATTGAAATTGCTCGTGATGTGGCGAAGAAATTATTAGAAGCTCAAGCTGAATCTCAAAATAGTGATCAGCTAACTCCTGTAACAGATACTTTGGAATACCCGCTAATTGTAGGAATTTAA
- a CDS encoding addiction module toxin, HicA family — MGRLAGFKYRQVVKKLKKLGFQFNRQRLRLLKPRNAVPLSNWNSIPVGSAQKAPALTVGQAAGSHEIWYNPKANTYTTIPNHGGDLPEGTLRAILKQAQVDPEQFLNTR; from the coding sequence ATGGGGCGACTTGCAGGGTTTAAATATCGACAGGTGGTCAAAAAATTAAAGAAATTAGGCTTTCAATTTAACCGTCAAAGATTACGCCTCCTTAAACCGCGGAATGCGGTGCCGCTTTCCAACTGGAATTCGATTCCAGTTGGGTCGGCACAGAAGGCGCCTGCTTTGACCGTTGGTCAAGCAGCAGGCAGTCACGAAATTTGGTATAACCCAAAAGCAAATACTTATACAACAATTCCTAACCATGGTGGGGATTTGCCAGAAGGAACATTACGAGCCATCTTGAAGCAAGCACAAGTTGATCCAGAGCAATTTTTAAATACTCGTTAA